One stretch of Molothrus aeneus isolate 106 chromosome 2, BPBGC_Maene_1.0, whole genome shotgun sequence DNA includes these proteins:
- the LOC136571372 gene encoding cell surface glycoprotein CD200 receptor 1-B-like gives MLGSSHQAGQCKKAFSSTKARPTLKVVRKSICTIVLLTIAAVTGTTGNNSSVLVMTVGNSSVLTCFLKGNITMLTWTITPKAGGLCTLVYRVDTNETHRTTCSDNINWIFRAGLPPALGIRQVGLAQEGNYSCEAATTEGNFHTRYHLTVLAPPRLSLSCDEQGSPVCEAAAGKPPAQLSWVPEGSSTAEEKCYDNGTVTVLSKFTACSTNVTNVTTCMVSHPAGNWSQSISCCPSEKIGFFLPCVISLISLMSLLFLLDAFELYYIFFNSCVNTMTSGNYFQLAPSSH, from the exons ATGTTGGGGAGCTCACATCAAGCTGGGCAGTGCAAGAAAGCCTTCTCATCCACAAAAGCAAGACCTACTTTGAAAGTTGTCAGGAAGAGCATTTGCACCATTGTCCTTCTCACTATCGCTGCAGTCACAGGAACTACAG ggAACAACTCCTCAGTGTTAGTGATGACTGTAGGTAACAGCTCAGTTCTCACCTGCTTTCTCAAAGGAAATATAACTATGCTAACATGGACAATAACCCCCAAGGCTGGAGGCCTGTGCACCTTGGTATACAGGGTTGATACGAACGAGACACACAGAACAACCTGTAGTGACAACATAAACTGGATATTCAGAGCAGGTCTGCCTCCTGCCCTTGGGATACGGCAAGTGGGGCTAGCCCAGGAGGGAAATTACAGCTGTGAAGCGGCAACAACAGAAGGGAATTTCCACACAAGGTACCACCTGACTGTGCTGG CTCCCCCGAGGCTGAGCCTGTCCTGTGATgagcagggcagccctgtgTGTGAGGCAGCGGCAGGGAAGCCGCCGGCTCAGCTCTCCTGGGTCCCAGAGGGCAGCTCCACTGCAGAGGAGAAGTGCTACGACAACGGGACAGTGACTGTTCTCAGCAAGTTCACAGCGTGTAGCACCAATGTCACCAATGTGACCACCTGCATGGTGTCCCACCCAGCTGGGAACTGGAGCCAGTCCATatcctgctgtccctcag AGAAGATTGGATTCTTTCTTCCCTGTGTCATCAGCCTTATCAGCCTTATGAGTCTCCTGTTCTTGCTGGATGCTTTTGAGCTCTACTACATCTTCTTTAATAG
- the GTPBP8 gene encoding GTP-binding protein 8 — protein sequence MLLPRAGGAAGRASPPLAALSQVLRLERSRRTAIVFPLQKLERYLAPGTDTAPFRLFQPGLATLQRAEALFRSDRGHPIDYVSSAVRMDHAPPPALPEVCFIGRSNVGKSSLIRALFSLAPEVEVRVSKTPGHTKKMNFFKVGKYFTLVDMPGYGYRAPQDFVEMVEAYLQERHNLKRTFLLVDGVVGLQKTDHIAVEMLEEFGIPYVMVLTKIDRASRGLLLKNVLEIQEFVKENTQGCFPQLFLVSSVEFSGVHLLRCFVAHVTGNLPTVEAS from the exons ATGCTGCTGCCCCGAGCGGGTGGTGCTGCGGGCCGGGCCTCGCCGCCGCTGGCCGCTCTGTCCCAGGTGCTGCGGCTGGAGCGGAGCCGCCGCACCGCGATCGTGTTCCCGCTGCAGAAGCTGGAGCGGTACCTGGCGCCCGGCACCGACACGGCGCCGTTCCGCCTCTTCCAGCCCGGGCTGGCCACCCTGCAGCGCGCCGAGGCGCTCTTCAGGTCCGACCGCGGGCACCCCATCGACTACGTGAGCTCCGCCGTGCGCATGGACCATGCCCCACCGCCGGCCCTGCCCGAG GTGTGCTTCATCGGCCGAAGCAATGTAGGGAAATCATCTTTAATCCGGGCCTTGTTTTCACTGGCTCCAGAAGTGGAAGTTAGAGTGTCAAAAACTCCG GGCCACACCAAGAAGATGAATTTCTTCAAAGTAGGGAAGTACTTTACTCTGGTGGATATGCCAGGATACGGCTATCGCGCCCCGCAGGACTTTGTTGAGATGGTGGAGGCCTATCTGCAGGAACGGCACAA CTTGAAGAGGACTTTCCTATTAGTTGATGGTGTAGTTGGACTCCAGAAAACAGATCATATTGCAGTAGAGATGCTGGAAGAGTTTGGGATTCCTTATGTG ATGGTGTTAACAAAAATTGACCGAGCATCCAGGGGATTATTGTTAAAGAATGTACTGGAGATCCAGGAGTTTGTAAAGGAGAACACACAAGGATGCTTTCCTCAGCTGTTCCTGGTCAG